AATGGATCACGgccggggctgtaagccccgactaatttgacacaaccacaaatactagggacgtaagtccgaactaacttataagctcgatgtttgaccgttataatctaattagttttgcGAATGACTAAAAAAGAGTTTGGTAGAATACTGACCAGCCGATCAAACAACAAAACGAAAACGAAAAGGattgagccccggccgtaggccggggtgatacctaatatattataaaaagaagtggtgtgtgtgtagccttacaaatccgaccatcgatttcgtcatcccacgaggaagattgatcggttatatgtcctatatagacgtccgtccgatcccttggcttcctaataaaaatatgattctaaagattACTTAACGGCGTCGGATCCTTAGATTTCTGAATTTAACTGCAGCGTCGGATTTCCTAATTTGACTAAGTTTCCGTTAATATAGGCTAACACTAAGTAGATGTATTTATATAACAGAAGAGCGTCATTCTTTAACGGTTTCACCAACAGATGGTCTTCCATCTATAGTTCTAACACGgctaatttgacacaaccacaaatactagggacgcaagtccgaactaacttataagctcgatgtttgaccgttataatctaattagttttgcGAATGACTAAAGAAGATTTTTGTAGAATACGGACCAGCCGATCAAACAACAAAACGAAAAAGATTGACCCCGGCCGTAGACCGGGATGAtaccaagtatatatatatgtatttattATACATATTACGCGGATTAATTGGCAGATGTACTTCTAAggttttattttctggttcttGTGCACGTATATCTCTGTTGATGACTTGGTTTTTCTTTTGTACGACTGCCTTGTGCCTTGCATGCTTGTGATATGATTAGGCTTGCAGCAGGTTCGCTGTAGCTTTCTTTTTTTGCTTCCCTGTAAGCAGAAATGCTTTGTCATGTGAAATTAGACTCTGAGAATTAGATTTTGAGAATGAAAATTGACCTATGCTTTCAAGCAGAAATAATGGAAGATGCGTTTGGTGTTCGAGGAACATCACGTGGTAGTCGCTACTTTGATCTCAAGGTTCTTTTATTAGACTCTGAGAGGTAGTCAGTAATAGTTAGTCTGTAGATCGAATAATCTCTATTGTTCAGGGAAGTAGGAGTTGTTTTAGTCTGTCGACTCATTCTAGTTGATACCACAGTAGACGTGGTTAGTCCGTTCCTTGTTTCTTTCCTATTTCTCAGTATTGTTAAGGCTTTGCATTCAGTTCTCTAGATTTGGCGTCACTCAGTTCTCTAGATTTGGCATCACAGCCGGATCAAGGACTTGTTTGCGAGAAGTAGCAACTTTCAGATTGTGAGGGAATTTTCTATTGTGAGAAGCAGCAGCTTTTCTTTGAGTGAGGAATTAAGAAGATGGCAGCAGAGAACAATTTTGTGCAACTGTCAATTCCAAAGTTTGATGCATTGGTCTATGTCAGTGGAGAATTTTCTTAGATCAAAAGAGTATTGGGTCTAGTTGAAGCTGGGATTCCAGCTATAGCAGGAGTTAAACCTACAGAAGCTCAGGTGAAGGAGATCAATGATGCATAGTTAAAATATTTGAGGCGAAGAATTATCTTTTCTTAATCGGACTGTCCTGGAAACTAATCTGGATAGCGGAGCAGCTAGAAGTATTTGGGATGCATTGAAGAAGAAGTATCAAAGGAGTTTGAGATTCTCATCGAGTACAAGGCGCACAACTACAAGCTCTAAAAAAGGAGTTTGAGATTCTCCATATGAAAACAGGTGACCGGATCAGCTAGAAGTATTTGGGATGCATCGAAGAAGAAGTATCAAAGAACTCATCGAGTACAAGGCGTGCAACTACAAGCTCTAAAAAAGTAGTTTGAGATGCTCCATATGAAAACAGGTCTGTGAATGGATATTTTCGCGAGCTTTAACGATGGCCAATAAAATGAGACAGCATAAAGGAAAGATTACTAAAGGAAAGATTActgatgaagatgttgagaaaTATTAAGATCGATGACCTTAAATTTCAACTATGTAGTATGTTCAATTGAGGAGTCAAAAGATCCTAGTACTCTTTCAGTAGATTGGCTGCAGAGTAGCTTATTGGTACATGAGCAACGTATGGATGCTCACCTTGAGGAGGAACAAGCTTTCAAAGTTACATAGGGAGAAACTTCGAGAGGAAGGGGACGTGGTAGATTTAGAGGTCGAGGTAGACGAGGTGGCAGATAAAACTTCGATATGATTTAAAGTTAAACTCATTTTCGGTATGAGTGTCCTAATAAAagtgaaggaaaaacaaaaaagtATGTTGAAACAGGAAATGAAATGATTTTGATGTCTTATACAGTATTATTGATGAAGAAAAGACAATTAAAGAAGAGAGATGTGTATCCGGTTTCTCGACTCACGTTGCTGCAATCACACGTGGCAAGAAAGAGATGTTCGCAATTTTGGATGGGAGTTTCAGAGAGACGGTAAAGCTGGGTGATAACTCAAGGATGAACATGATGGGAAAAGATGATGGTGAATGGAATAACGCAAATCATAACATGGGTATTTTATGTTCTTGACTTGAAAAACAATCCATTGAGCACCGGAAAACTAGCTGAAAAGGGTTTTGAAAGAGCGGGGTTGTGCcgaatattttgcttagcaatctgtatggactaactccaatgtactttcaagagaatcaactagacagtcagattaatcttaagaaaaatatatcaaagagttatatctctatttctcaattctatctgcaatcaaacaaataggaattttcgagcctgattgaatataagaaataacttggacggtatcaaaaaccaatatccaagtgtcaatcaatttaatcaacaaccaaaggttggattcacaattgattgaacttacacatatcctgtgattttcaattatataaaaaaatataatgcggaaaagaaataacacagtgtAGTTACGAAAATCAGTGAGAGGCTAAAGTGGGatcctagggtttctgaaagtgagttacgggaggttgagcacaaacagtcttcgcctaaaccacacacaatggccgttcaaaggctgcttcagtcataaGGATGGATAtttagggttggtcttagggagagaagaagatgaagagagagatcagagaattctagggtttgaagaagaattactctgagaggtttgtagcttggaaaatagatgatctatttatagctgaattctctaatctcaagtcggtgaaaataaggattgctttccgtaCCGTGCGGAACCATTCtctcgtctcttcaggaatatggataaactaggttgagtttatctcattattccaccgcctttactctcttctgccgtgagaaataagccgggtatttctcacacatgtcgtagactgccataccaaaaccctaattgatatccccccatttgtgtgaagccgagtcagcctttgtgatgacatgtttgagagagaaatattctctttaaccgagttggccaagatagagagatattctctgatttgtgagaatgattaGGATGAGTCATGTCAAAGGGTATGGGATTCCttaggaatcgtgtgcagagtgcCTGATCTCCCTCCCTCCATGGTcagtcacatatgtcatgtgaagaccgtattattgtttatgggtccctttgttgagcatgcgtaGCTCAAGAGGGCTTATCCACGCTTTTGGATAGCCATgtatagttcaggctcaatttactatccatgagtgtatttgagaggctaagaaataggcttgagcactaggtaaggcgtgtgcGTATCTTGTGAATCTAtccgagattttgaggagagatttgaatctctctgagattttgtgaagatatttgaatctctctgagattttgtgAAGAGATTTagatctctccgagattttgcggacggctcaaaatCTCTCCCAGATTTtggcagagagatttgaatctctactatattttgcggacggctcaaaatCTCTCAGtcatttttgcagagagatttgaatctattCGAGattttgcggacggctcaaaatCTCCTCGAGTTTTTGCGGATGGCCCaaaatctctccgtgatttttgtagagagatttgtatctctccgagattttgcagacggatcaaaatATCTGCGAAGATTTTCTTCACGGATCTGTACTCTCTATGGTCTGTTGGGACTCGGCCTGGTGTTGATATGGTAAAACttgggaaggaggaactagccctaatcacatAAAGTACTCCCAAGGTGTGGAGAGGTTAATGAGAAGTAATGAGGGATTAATGATGCCTCTATAAGTGTGCCTCCCTTTCCCTTTTATAATGATCTTCTTATGGATAAACGCCCATAAGAttaacatattactaaactactATTTCTCTTTCCTTAAGTTATTATCAAACCTTAAGAGGCTTTCCTCTTGGGCTAAATCCCGACTAGTCTAATTATACTCTTTAAGGGGGGCTATGACCATCCATCCTTGTGGGTCAAGCCTAGTCCCCTAGTCTCTTCATCCTAAAGGGAACCCTTAATAGGTTAAGGGGCCACCTATTTTAGGattggttattttcatgtatcaacattagtcccctgactgtttgAAGACTGTGTGAACACAATCACAAGTTGATTGGAAATTTTACGGTTACGCCTGATGAGTCGAGATGATCTTAAATCTACGACCCTTGGGATGCTGCAGTTACTAGCTCATCCAGTAACCACTACGTAAATGACAGTTTGACGGTTACGACTGGTGAGTCGAGGCGGTTCAAATTCATGACCCTTGGGGTGATGCAGTTACTGGCTCATCCAGTAATCGCTCCTTCTTTTacctccctataaatagaggagacctcgcttctcatccatcattctTTTCACTGCATTTTTTTCTCTTCATTTTTATTTGTCACTCGCCATGTCTAATGAATCATCCGATCAAGACGCGCCTCTCAGGTCTGAGCCATACACATTGGAGGAGATAAGGGGTAGTCCCTGACTTAAAGATAAGTTTCGCGCATGCTGAATCCTCATCCCTTTCCTCCATCAGCGTCTTCCGACTGGCTTATCCGTCCTCAAGCGGATGTGCCTCCAATACCTGCCTCTAAAGAGATGCCTCGTTTAGCGGTTCACATGGGAGATTATACTTTTCCTACGGTCATGTTTCGTTCGTCCGCTGAAACCCCTTCCGTCTGGGACCTATGGGTAtattatattttcttcaatcCGGATCATGAGAGGATCATCCTCTCTTTAGGCATAGAAGCTTCTATACAGGCTTTGAAGTTTAGATACGCCCGACAAGATCATGACAGCTTGCTCCGCTTATGTGCACGCAGGGGGATCAACCCTCACACGTTTCTATTCTCTTGGGGCGAGGAAACTCTAATCCTGAAAGATGTAGTGGCGCTCACTGGTCTTCCTGTCCATGGTGATACAGTTTTTGAAGGTTgctgccttcacaagtctttaaATAAAGGTGACAGGATTCTTCGCGATCATTTAATCTCCGCCAAAGCAAAGTCTATAACATTTCAATCACCAGGAGAGATCAAGATTGAGGCTTCAGAGGATTTGGGGGGTAGAAAAAAGGGAAAGGCGGCTGCATCTGCTGCTTACAGTCCCCAGGACAATGTTTCTTATTCCTCAAATCTTATGGCGTTCGCCATTAGGGATGCTCGCCCGAAGGCATCCATTGCTGAAGAATCCGACGATGTGAAAGAAGTAGAGGCAGCAACAAGTAGTAAAAAACCCAAGTCAAGGAAACGTCGTGCTTCTTTTTCTTGTTGGATCAAATATTGTGCTCTTATGCTTTCTGGCGAACGAGAGGGGGTACCTCCTCGCGAAGGGGAATCAGATCGAGCTGAATTAAtgaattttcttctcttttggttGTGCCACGATGTATTTGAGTATAGTCCCCGAGACACTATCAAGAATGAGATTATCCCCATAGCAGTGTTAATGTCCCGTGGTGTATCATTTTCGCTTGCTCCCATGTTCTTGGGTGGCTTGTACCATCATTTGGATCTACTGGGGCTTGACATTCGTATCGTGGATGGATCTCACGAGGTAGAGACTTTGTTTCTGGCTAACTTCGTACATACATGGGCTTGAGAGCGTTTTCCCCTATACAAGCCCCAGCTGAATCCCCTTGCTCTCTCACGACAAGAAAAAGTTACTCAGCCGGATGGTTCCAAGTTACTCGTGACGGTGCCTCAATCTTATCCTCGAATGGCTCTTTATCATAAGAGGGGTTTTCTGGCTAAGGCtaagctcaaggatttcatggaaaGAGGAGTTGATTTCAACCCTATCACTTATCAAGACGGTCGCACTGGTTCGTTGCATTATAATTTTATTATCAAGTACCCACGGGGGATGTCTTCCGCTGATATGCCCTCGTCCGATGATTTTGACATCATTGTCTCTACTTTACCAGGAAGACTCCCAGTATTTTATGGCGGGAAGTTTTCGTCCGAGGCGTATAACACCGTTCGTGCCGCTCGTCAGCTTAGTTTCGACCAAGGGGTTCCTTATAATCCTCCCCCTTCCTTATCTGAGGAGTTGGAGATCCGGAAGAGATTTAACCGCTTCGTTTTTAAGGATGATCTTCAGACGAGTGATCGATAGTGTCATTTTGATTTCTTTCAGCCTCAATCTTAGCGGCCGGTTAGTGTTACCAATGAATGACTCAGATATCACAATGGTGTCAGTAGGAACGTGCTGAACCTTCTTATCAAGGATCCATATGCTCATTCGGCTTTAACCAAGGAGGATTTTAAGAAAATGCACGCCTCGGGCCACGTGAAGCTGAGTGATGAGGTTGTCACCAGATACAAGATTTCCTCCAGTAATAAAAGTAGCCCTCTTCATCCACTTGCTACCAGTTAGGATTCTCTTTCGGGTGATGAATCTCCTCAAGAAGATGGGAAAGACAGCTCTTTCCCTCCTTCATCAGGTTCCAAGAAACGGAGGCGTCTTCCGCTGGTGAAGCCCCTGGAAATTCCTCATGTTAAGTCTCCTCATGCTAAGATATTATTTATCCCCTTTTCTTCCTTTGCTTCTAATCGAATCCTTCCTTAGATTATTTTATATTGGTTTTTGTCATATTTTTAGAACTCTCCGCCCATTGGATGGAAGCCTAGGGGCCTCCTTTTTGAAGAATATATTAATCAACCTCTCGAGGAATGGAGGGTTGACCGGTTGGTTAAGAAGATGAAGCGGGATGCTGGCGTGCTACCTAGTCCGCGATTACCTTCCATTCTCACCACTAATACCTCCCCTCCGTTTCCTACGCAGGCTCCAAAAATGGGGTCATCTTCCGCGAGTTCACTCATTGAACTTGTCGAGCGTCTGCTAGGCCGATCAATCAATAAGAGCGGGCACGAAGTGATTTCTCCTCGTATGACTCTTCACTCCACTCGTCCTCTGATTGTGAATACGATTCCGGATCCTAATCACCCTCTTCATACTTCTTCCGATATGTCGTTAGGTGCAGCGAGCGAATCCGAGTCAAATCATTCCGTTCACGATTATCCCCAGGAGGATAGCGGGCCTAAGGGTGATGCCGAGAATCAGAGTTCTTCCCCTTCTAAATATCGTAAGCATACTATACCACCTCTTGTTAGGTTTGGTTTTATGCATTGATACGTGCCAGTCAGAATATTCTGTTGCTATTATTAAATGCACTCGGTGATCTATATATACTCCTTTGTTCCTTATGTTTTTGATaagattattttatttcttccctTATATCTTTCTCTCGTTTCTTATTAGGTCACTCGGAGCCATCCGTGTcgagctcttcttcttcttcttctttttcttctcgtcGATCAGTTCATTCTCCTACCAATCTTCCTCCTCCTTCCGATCCGATATATATTGTGtgttttttttaattgttattattACTGCATTGTTATTTTGAGCTTCTTATTTATTTCTTCATTCCCTTTTCTTAGAATATGGGGAAAAGGGATGGCGCCCAAGGTAAAGGGAGCGGCTCGAGTTTGCAGATCAAAGGCAGTGAGTCTCGGAGTGCCAACGACAAACAAAAAAAGCCTTTCAATCCCGCCCCTAGGGTTTCTCGCGGCATGGAAAACGACGCTGAGCTAATGGCGACTCCGGAGGATCCTCAATTTCGGTACCCTCATACTATTACGGCGGAGGAAGCTGGTTTCGACAACCGCTTCCATCTGGTGCATGGGTTCTGGGTTCCTTCTGTTAGAGCGGCTGATTATCGACGCATAGTGGAGAGATTCGGTCATATGTGTGTCCATGAAGAGATGCCTGTAAATTCTTTAATTGTTGTTGCTGAGGATTTATTAGGTATAACGGATGGCCTTGCTCAGGCGGAGGAGACTCCTATTGATCCGGATACATTGAGGAAGTGGGAAGCCTTTATTCAGACTTACCTGCTTATCCGATTTCCAATTCAATGGCTCAAGGATTTGCTGAATGCATTGCCTCGTGAAATCGAAAAGCTGGATCAAGAATACAGGCGCTTACTCAACGTTGCTAACGTGAAGAAAGAAGCATATGACCGGCTGATAGAAGATGTTGGACGATCTACTAAAGAGCTGAGGGATGCCCGAGTTGCTGCAGAGGAGGTTAACGCGCGCATTGTTAAGAAGAGGGCGGAGCTAACTGCTTTGAACATTAATTGATCTTTTAATTTCCTTATGAGTGGGATTTTGAACAATGATCTCTACTTTCCTTTGTCTTGGTTTAAACAGGAAAATATTTGACGTTTATTTTGCAAGATACACTTTATTTGCTTATTTGGCATTTATTATTGTGGTTGAATGGCAGTTAGTGTGGTATTATCGTTTTATTCTTATAAATAGGTGTAGGTAGAATCATTTCAGTAAGTGTTTTAGGTTTTGTTCATTGTCTCTGTTGTGGAATATAACTTGCTGCAGATGGCTCATCGTTTACATGGTTATGATTTGGCCTTGGCTCATGTTCGGACGCTAGTAGTTCCTTATGAGAAGAATTATGAGCTAACTCGCTTGATGTTAGTGAAGGATGAGGTAGAGATGCTTAGAGAAGTCAGGATAACAAATAGAGTGACTACGCGCGCAATTTGATGAGCAGTGCGAGACTACTCAATGAATCAGACGGGCTTCTGGTCGATTGACTCTAGAAGTGCAGTGCGCTTTAGATGATATAGTTTCCGCTCGAAACAAGGCCGAGCAGTTATTCCAAGAGTCATTAATTATGACGACTGATATTGAGCAAGCGATAACTGACTGTCGTGCGTTCATCACCGAACAAGCAGGTTCTAACCTTTGAGGATGTGTTTTGACTCTGTGTGTTGTATCCGCTCTTATTCATCCTACTAATAGGAAGGTGGAGCTGGATCGTTTGTTGGTGTTGAAGGACGAAGTTGGGATGTTACAAACTCATCGATTGGTTGCTTAGATAAAGCTCGTAAGGCTTACGAGGAACATAAGGAGACACTAGACATGGCTCGGGGAGCCCATGCCTCTGGTGATGTCATGCACAAGATTCATCAAGTACTTGAGGAGGTGCGCCATGTTTATACCGACTCCACTACTCAATATAGTGAAGTACAGTTGATGATGCAAGATTTGGATGAAGACATTTCTTACTGCCGTTTGCTTATAGTTGAACGCTCCTAAGAGGATTGCCTTTTTTTGGAACAAAGGAGCCACCGGGGCAtattattaaaaattaaaattaggtacaACATCGGTGGAGGGAAGCCTAGCGACAAGCTGAGCGCCTACACCATTTTGAATGGAAatacctaatctataaaaaagagTAATTAAGGTCGTAATTAGCTATGCAATTCCTCGACCTATTCAAAAAAAACAACCCTATCTTCCCCAAGTTCACCTAGGATAGAAAAGGCAAGAACTCCAAAGCCATATCCATGAACCgagcatttatccaaatatttggtGCGCTTATGTGAGCAGTTAGCAACACATGGAGTAAAAGCACGACCATTGTTGGCTGCAATGCTTTCTTAAGTATTGTGTTAGTTGGTTATATATATAAGACTCAACTTTCTTTATCAGAGTAATTTTCCTTAAGTGTTTATCTCTTGGTTATGACGAATCATATGAGGTTGGTGTTAGAAGCAAAGTACCTAAATCGCCTTTTGGCGGTAATGTGTCTTGCGCGTGATACGTTTGAGATTGAGAATTCTTCTTGGAATGAACAGTTAATGGCTGCATACCACCTTGTGATGAAAATTCAAAGTGGAGGTAGGTTGCCTGATATGGTCCTTCTTGAATATCGTAGTCATTGCCGTGAGCGGCACTTGACTACTCATTTCTGGTGTGTGGAGGCGGATCGTACTGTGAGATCTATTGAAGTCGCTCTTGCTGAAGTTCACAGGGCGTTTTGTACGCTTccctgattattattttttttgtataaatgtTATCTTTGTTATTGAGAGAATGATCTTCAAATTGATGAAGGAATCAGTAAATGCATTATCTACATTCCTTAAGGAGCAAAAGATGGAAATATTGCAGGATACTGTTGTTGGGAATACTCGACTTGTACGTTATTGTGAAGATAGGTTTGAGGCGAGTCAAATACAATATTTTCATGCAATGGATTTGTACGTGGATCGACTGAGTGCTTATCGAGTTGACCCTTCAACAGAGGGGGCTATGGCTTCTGTCAAGGCATCTGAGATATTTTCTAATGCTCGTGACCAGATGGAAAATCGGGAAGATGAGTTAGCCATTACTCTCGGTCGATTAAGACGCGCACGTTCAGTGTTGGCGTCATTTCTTTAAGTCTTAAGTACCCTTATGTAATACGTTGTCTTATCTGCTCATTATGTATCCGCTCCTCTTTGATGGTGAATATATCTATTTAGTGCTTCGGGCTGGTACTTAACGTTTTATTGCGTAACCTCATTACCCAAGATTTTAACTTACTTGGCGCGTCAACCACACTTTGAATTATTATACACTTTATTGTGCAGTACTCTAATCATTTAATTGTGGTCATAGCATTCATCTCATGGACCGTGTGCGCTTAATCTAGCCGTACTCGGGACTGTTGATGCGCTTTATTTGGTTACATCCAGAGCCTAGCCAGGCTCAGGGCTACCGGTGCACTTCGTCGGGTCATGCACGGAACCTAGCCATACTcggggctattggtgcacttcattgatCATGCACGGAACCTAACCATACTCGGGGCTGTTGGTGTACTTTATTGGGTCATGCACGAAATATAACCATATTCGGGGCTGTTGATACACTTCATTGGGTCATGCACGGAACCTAGCCATACTcggggctattggtgcacttcattgggtcatgcacggaacctagccttactcggggctattggtgcacttcattgggtCATGCACGGAACCTATCCGTACTCGGGGCTATTGGTTCATTTCATTGGGTCATCCACAGAACCTATCCGTATTCGGGGCTATTCATAGTGACATAATTAAGATAAAGATACTTATATTGCTTATTGTGAACAATTAGCCGTCCGACGTACATTCAGTTGTTATGCATAATAGGTTTTTAGCCATTTACCATTGATAGGAGTGTTGATCCGTGATCCATTCATTCGTTTGAGTGATAGGCTTTCGGGATTGCCTAtataataaaccgcaatcgcacggtgtctaattagtagacagaggcaagtaaaAGATGTTTTTGATAGGTAAATAAGATTACgaaactaaaataataaagatgtaaccaagattatgaaggtgttaggGATCCGGATTCCATTGTAGATAAATCACTTGTATTCAATCGCAAGGGTCTCGAATTTACTCATGCACAAGATGTCTTCGTTTAGAAATTGTTGACAAGAATTATCAAAATTATTGTTTGTTCTCGCCTTAAAGTAGAATTTCTAAGCAATAATCATACATGGCATGAAGAGTCGAGGAATATTCATAAGTCAATTATCGGtaaggttcaatgagttcttctactaatctaactatggactatacatggcataaaacatgaaaaatgtGGCTAGAAGATAAAACATTGATAGAGAGACAAAATATTAGCATTAAGTTCAATTGGTAGAAAACCCTTATTCAAAACTACATATAATtcaacctacaagttcatcctttcaccctaacatggaaACCTAGCAAGACATCATAAGAAAAGAACGAAAATTGCAAACCTTATTTTCCTCTGTAAACGGCTCCGTGGCCGCAGCCTCCCCAGAATCCCCCTCAGTAGGGGTGAGAAGAAAGtacggaaccgcggatttcacccgtatccatccgcaaaattgcgggtgaaaaccaatccgcaaattttatgggccggacacggtgggattctcaaatccgcacgttttaccgatttggttgcggttggactttgaaatccgcggattTATCCGCATCGTAGGGCAATAAGGTTTTATAATAACATTGATTTAGTGTTGATTTGGTTTTGCTCTGATCAGGATTTTCATGATCTGTTTATTGTTTGTCATGTTCTTTTCCTTGTCTTCCGGCCTTCTGTTCTCTTAGAAGTTAGATCTTCAAATATTGAATTGTGCTCTTGTAAAGTATAGATACAACAAACTTTACACGGATTATTGTTAAGTTATCagaaaaaaagacaaacaaaCAAAACATCTCATTTTTCATTGTCTGCTCCAATCATGGTTGTATTGGACTACATGtatgaagatggagaagaagaaaaatgtttcCGTGGTTTGTAATTGATGTTGCAGCAATGGGTTTTGATTTTTATAATACGTGATTTGTTTGGAAGAAGTTAAATTGAAAGGGTTTTTAATCGGTTGATTAGAGattgtgttttctttttgttgattTAGTTTTGCTGTGTCGATTAGGATTTTTGTATGTCATGTTTTTCTCCTTGTCTTAGCTGCATTATGTCCTTATGTCTTTGGTATATTGAAGTGCGCTCTTGTAAAGTAGATGCTGTATCTTTACCCTCTTTGGTACT
This DNA window, taken from Papaver somniferum cultivar HN1 chromosome 3, ASM357369v1, whole genome shotgun sequence, encodes the following:
- the LOC113361636 gene encoding uncharacterized protein LOC113361636, giving the protein MGKRDGAQGKGSGSSLQIKGSESRSANDKQKKPFNPAPRVSRGMENDAELMATPEDPQFRYPHTITAEEAGFDNRFHLVHGFWVPSVRAADYRRIVERFGHMCVHEEMPVNSLIVVAEDLLGITDGLAQAEETPIDPDTLRKWEAFIQTYLLIRFPIQWLKDLLNALPREIEKLDQEYRRLLNVANVKKEAYDRLIEDVGRSTKELRDARVAAEEVNARIVKKRAELTALNIN